The sequence CGCCTTACGCTGGTGATCGCTCATGATGTCATAAACCATGGACTGAACTTCACGTCGATCGACGGCGGGCATCTTGATGCGTGTCATGTCTCCGTTGATGCGGATCATCGGCGGCTCACCCGATGAGAGATGCAAATCCGAAGCCTTGTTTTTTACAGTAAAAGCAAGCAGTTCCGATACTTCCATGGTCCCTCCATTTTATTTTTTCGACCAGCTTGAAACACATAGCAGAGCATAAGAGTGTTGCTGTGGAGTCGCAAGTTTCGGCGGTTTGGTGGTGACGGTTTTCAGTTGCAGCAGGATAAGATGGTTTTGTTGCTGTCATTGCCTCTTCGAAAGAACAACCTATTCCTCTTCAGTATCAGAAAACTGCAGTGCGATTTCGCGGAACTGCTCTTGCTGTTTAAGGAAGACATCAACAATGGCAGGGTCAAAATGGTTGCCGCTGCCTTCGTTTATGATGCTGACGGCCTGTTGATGAGGGAAGCCCTCTTTATAAACACGTTTACTGATCAGTGCATCGTATACGTCTGCCAGTGCCATCAGCCTGCCTGGAAGCGGGATGCTCCTCCCTTTTGTGCCGTTCGGATAGCCACTGCCATCCCACCTCTCGTGGTGCGCCTCAATGATATCATGGGCGATATTTAGCATGGGAGCATGCCCAAGCTTAGTCTCGATGCTTTTAATGGCGGCGGTGCCGAAGAGGACATGCTTCTTCATCTCCTCAAACTCTCCAGTAGTGAGCTTTGCCGGCTTGAACAGGATTTCATCGCGCACACCGACCTTGCCGATATCGTGAAGGGGGGCAGTTTTGAAAAGCAGGTCTATGGTCAGGTCATCAAGTTCCTGTTCAAAATCGGGATGCTCTTTCAATGCCTCGGCGAGGGCACGTATATAGTGCTGGGTGCGGTTGATATGGCCACCGGTTTCAGGGTCACGTTGCTCGGCCAGTGCCCCCATGCTTTCGATCAGGGCATTCTGCGTCAGGATAACCTCGCGGGTACGTTCGATAACCACCTCTTCAAGGTGATCGCGGTAGCGTTTAAGCTCCAGATGGTTATGGATGCGTGACTTAACCAGCGCTGGTTTGATCGGTTTGCGGATGTAATCCACGGCGCCGATCTCCAGCCCCATTGTTTCGTTAATATCCTCATTCAGTGAGGTTACGAAGATCACCGGAATATAACGGCTCCGTTTCTCCTGCTTCAGCCTTCTGCAAACCTCATAACCATCCATAAGCGGCATCTGGATATCGAGAAGGATAAGGTCCGGTACTGGCTCTTTGATTGCAAGTTCAAGTGCCTTGCTGCCACTGGTGGCGGCAATCAGGGCATACTCATCCTTGAGCGTCTCGATAAGCAGGTGGATGTTCTCCACCATATCATCGACAACCAGAATTTTCTGCTTCTCCACGGTCACACCTCCTTCTCCAGTGGTAGACCAAAGTGCTCGCGGATCATCTGTAGGGAGGCTCTTGCGTTATCCGTATCGAATGCATCCATGGCGTTCTCAAGCTGTTCGAATAGAACTTTCGTATCACTTTTATAGACTAAAGGCCGCAATAGCTCAAGTTTGGCTGCTGCCACACCAAGGTCACTTTCCAAGGCAACCTCCAGTTCTCTGATCAGTTGTGCCAGCTCCACCATGCTGATTTCACTGCTCTCTATGTGCAGGTCATCTTGCCCCGTCTCTGTTGAAGCAGTGATGCTTGCCAGCGCCCGGGTGAGTTGCTGCTCGAATGGTTCGATTAACCTCTCCAATGCACTCCCTTTGCCCCTGGTGGCGGCCTTTTCAATCTCTCCTGTGATCCCGGCCAGTTCATTGCCCCCGAGGTTGGATGCCACCCCTTTGATGGAGTGAGCAAGTCTGGCGGCTTCAGCGAAATCTTTATGGCCAACGGCATGACGCATGCGGGAAGCTGCATTCCTGTTGCTGTTGCTGAATGTGTTCAGCAGTTTCCTGTAAAGCTTGCTGTTTCCACCCAGCCGTTCAACTGCAGTGCCAACATCAAACCCATCTATGGGTGGAAGCAGGGTCTCTGGCCGGCTGTTATCCTGGATTTCAGGAGCCTGTGTATCCATGGTGGTATCTTCTGCCTGCAGCCACTGAACCAATGTTCTGGCCAGCTCCTGAGGGTCGAGCGGCTTGGTGATGTGGTCATTCATGCCGGCTTGAATACTTTTATCGCGGTCGCCAACCAGCGCATGTGCGGTCATCGCAATAATAGGGGTCTCAGCCAAGTGGTGGTATGATGAATCTTCTGCAAGTTTGCGAATCCGGCGTGTGGCCTCCAGCCCATCCATGCGTGGCATCTGAATGTCCATGAGCACGAGTGCATATGGATGGATGCGGAGTTTTTCTACTGCTTCGATTCCGTCATTGGCGATATCAACGGTGCAATCCAGCTGCTCAAGCATCTCGGTAGCCACCTGCTGATTGATCTCATTGTCCTCAACCAAAAGAAGGCTGGAGCCACTGAGGAGGCGCAATTTCTTCTTGGGTAACTCTTTCAGCGACTCATGGGCAGTGACATGGCGCCTGTAGCCATACAGATCCATGATCGCATCAAAGAGCGTGGAGGGGTTGAAGGGCTTGGAGATGATGTTGCAGTTGTTGATCTCCTTTACTTTGTCGTATGTCTCTTCACCACTGTAGGGCAGTGCCAGAAGCACCACTGGGA comes from Mariprofundus aestuarium and encodes:
- a CDS encoding response regulator, with amino-acid sequence MTVEKQKILVVDDMVENIHLLIETLKDEYALIAATSGSKALELAIKEPVPDLILLDIQMPLMDGYEVCRRLKQEKRSRYIPVIFVTSLNEDINETMGLEIGAVDYIRKPIKPALVKSRIHNHLELKRYRDHLEEVVIERTREVILTQNALIESMGALAEQRDPETGGHINRTQHYIRALAEALKEHPDFEQELDDLTIDLLFKTAPLHDIGKVGVRDEILFKPAKLTTGEFEEMKKHVLFGTAAIKSIETKLGHAPMLNIAHDIIEAHHERWDGSGYPNGTKGRSIPLPGRLMALADVYDALISKRVYKEGFPHQQAVSIINEGSGNHFDPAIVDVFLKQQEQFREIALQFSDTEEE